One Ooceraea biroi isolate clonal line C1 chromosome 6, Obir_v5.4, whole genome shotgun sequence genomic window carries:
- the LOC105284112 gene encoding torsin-like protein, producing the protein MNFAGHVLVPLFILALIATARCELLTLGLVGSVVSGIGYYVYENYKCTYQECCTDEYIKPDLDKLEYMLTAKLYGQQIAHETIITALRGHLGSNNSPKALVMSFHGTPGTGKNYVAQMIATAFYKKGVESQYFHFFNGRNDFPLQQKVDEYKEDLYRIISKGLKQCEKSMFVFDEVDKMPENLMNVLVPFLDYYSYRKSSKSSESMIQNKAIFIFLSNTGSTQIVKHLTSLWEQGRKRDDTRLQDFEKLIADGAFNEKGGFHHSDAIQTNVIDHYVPFLPLEEVHVRKCLLRIFSERGVLPTKEMMEEALSHLTFGPEPHNLYSMAGCKRIEQKVAAIVYRKQSVPRTDN; encoded by the exons ATCGCAACCGCACGATGCGAACTGTTGACATTAGGTTTAGTCGGCTCCGTGGTAAGCGGCATAGGTTATTATGTGTATGAAAACTACAAGTGTACGTACCAGGAATGCTGTACGGACGAATATATTAAACCCGATTTGGATA agCTGGAGTACATGCTTACTGCTAAGCTGTACGGACAGCAAATCGCTCACGAAACTATCATAACTGCACTACGAGGACACTTGGGAAGCAACAACTCGCCCAAGGCACTTGTTATGAGTTTTCATGGTACTCCAGGAACTGGCAAGAATTATGTGGCTCAAATGATCGCCACGGCATTTTACAAAAAGGGCGTTGAGAGCcaatattttcactttttcaACGGTCGCAACGACTTTCCCTTACAACAGAAAGTAGACGAGTACAAG GAGGATCTGTATAGGATTATTTCGAAGGGTTTGAAACAGTGCGAGAAATCGATGTTCGTGTTCGACGAGGTAGACAAGATGCCAGAGAACCTGATGAACGTGCTGGTGCCCTTCCTGGATTACTACAGCTACCGCAAGTCGTCCAAGAGCAGCGAATCCATGATTCAGAACaaagctatttttatattcctcTCGAACACCGGCAGCACTCAGATAGTGAAGCACCTGACAAGCCTGTGGGAACAGGGCAGGAAGCGGGACGACACCCGGTTGCAGGACTTTGAGAAGCTGATAGCCGACGGGGCGTTCAATGAGAAGGGTGGTTTCCATCACAGTGACGCCATACAGACTAACGTGATCGACCATTACGTGCCGTTCCTGCCCCTCGAGGAGGTGCACGTTAGAAAGTGCCTGCTGAGGATTTTCTCGGAACGCGGCGTCCTGCCGACGAAAGAGATGATGGAGGAGGCACTGTCGCACTTGACCTTCGGCCCGGAACCGCATAATCTGTACTCGATGGCCGGCTGCAAGAGAATAGAACAGAAAGTTGCTGCCATCGTGTACCGTAAACAGTCGGTACCTAGAACTGATAATTGA